One region of Neisseria mucosa genomic DNA includes:
- a CDS encoding rubredoxin — protein sequence MAQYMCGPCGWIYDEDLGDPEHGIAPGTKFDDIPDDWKCPECGVSKEDFYLLDFVI from the coding sequence ATGGCACAATACATGTGCGGCCCCTGCGGCTGGATTTACGACGAAGACCTCGGCGACCCCGAACACGGCATCGCCCCCGGCACCAAATTCGATGACATCCCCGACGATTGGAAATGCCCCGAATGCGGCGTGAGCAAAGAAGACTTTTATCTGCTGGACTTCGTGATATAG